From a single Helicoverpa armigera isolate CAAS_96S chromosome 7, ASM3070526v1, whole genome shotgun sequence genomic region:
- the LOC135117144 gene encoding epoxide hydrolase 4-like isoform X2 produces the protein MGARNLKVLQVISGWQAVELILKCVFVGIWQIIEISVKGLWKGARRKVKDTPPVELTIDSSVGTHCYIKVMGVKYHYVETGPRTGQKVLILKDAPDSGNLWGPNWANAVRRLAETDHHVMTLDLRGTGGSEGGSRSELSPPRAVEELSALLKALGVTENRPAVVIGFGVGGMLAWYLVHSRGPLISKFAVINAPHPNLYWQFPPAAFCHRVLHFIQWPHFPERWFAEGELNDCDGRWASSRACDWTGALNYVRGAAWWQVRPGLRTSAPALLVGDKDSAGQLVASAQHCTTSTLRLVTKPEPNSKELAVVLLDFLISKEKLIEEVPRGLMGRMFGAVADRGRELTARLVLPPTQA, from the exons atgGGTGCGAGAAATCTTAAAGTGTTACAAGTGATCTCTGGATGGCAAGCGGTAGAGTTGATACTAAAATGTGTGTTTGTGGGAATCTGGCAAATTATAGAGATTTCTGTGAAAGGGCTGTGGAAAGGAGCAAGGAGGAAAGTGAAGGATACTCCGCCGGTTGAACTGACCATAGACTCGTCTGTTGGAACTCATTGTTATATTAAAGTTATG GGCGTGAAATACCACTACGTGGAAACCGGCCCAAGAACAGGCCAGAAAGTCCTAATCCTCAAAGATGCACCCGATTCCGGCAACTTATGGGGACCTAACTGGGCGAACGCGGTTAGAAGACTAGCAGAAACCGATCACCATGTGATGACCCTGGATTTGAGGGGGACAGGAGGCAGCGAGGGGGGGTCGAGGAGTGAGCTGTCTCCGCCGAGGGCCGTGGAGGAGTTATCAGCGTTGTTGAAGGCGCTTGGAGTGACGGAGAATAGACCGGCTGTTGTAATCGGGTTTGGAGTTGGCGGGATGCTTGCGTG GTACCTTGTGCACTCTCGTGGCCCACTGATCAGCAAGTTCGCAGTCATCAACGCTCCACATCCGAATCTCTACTGGCAGTTCCCGCCGGCCGCTTTCTGTCATCgagttttacattttatacag TGGCCGCACTTCCCGGAGCGCTGGTTCGCGGAGGGAGAGCTGAACGACTGTGATGGACGCTGGGCCAGCTCGAGGGCCTGTGATTGGACTGGCGCACTTAATTATGTTAGAG GAGCAGCATGGTGGCAAGTAAGACCAGGTCTCCGCACCTCAGCGCCAGCATTACTGGTAGGCGACAAGGACAGTGCTGGCCAGCTGGTGGCGAGCGCCCAGCATTGCACCACGTCGACTCTGCGGCTGGTGACGAAGCCTGAGCCGAATAGCAAGGAGTTAGCTGTGGTGCTGCTGGATTTTCTTATAT ccaaagaaaaattaatagaagAAGTACCAAGAGGCCTAATGGGTCGTATGTTTGGCGCAGTCGCCGACAGAGGGCGCGAACTCACGGCTAGGTTGGTACTACCGCCAACACAAGCCTGA
- the LOC110372221 gene encoding adhesion G protein-coupled receptor A3 yields MKWSGLVILSLLWVQGVVGFCPSLCTCKGNKAVEGALAEPQPGELLRLKCGGTPAQITELKEIDLSKLWTIVVSLNLSGNAISTLSRELYLPNLQKLDLSRNQISLIESDAFYNMTAIQRLDLSYNQISNVYKEMFKGLTNLERLILSQNHISAMAAGTFDYLIGLKQLDITDNPLVCDCDLLWVGDWSRNTSVKLVGNPKCAFPENMVNKIVRKLKIFLDRSACGSVLSGNNLIVKPAHDQVVFVGDTLTLSCNAPFASVLAKYELKWAHPMLEICDVNITNTDMQEEGLAETTVHFPNITNHHMGNWTCVYSDQNHIRHNHTVEVLVLSNSTQYCPTNYTIDNKGLYSWPQLLLNHTATVPCRSGEGLAYRSCNPNATWGPANTSECSYISNVTKLLQQFALLNVSLVQYSAVNATERLAMLIQEKTYPLAEIVDPDDVYFIGKAIRNYMQYIAEEKDLGPTLLDVISSTMNISMSVLSKAESQYGVCTDIANAAEEISRHIVNMQGQKSNLAVERFRVSSGFSGATCVWYSARGPPRLHCTTTNRTVAPLLTVTDALIHASVQIPQSLLYSTTDSGVLLQSHPQDLVISVYENAALFPLLPEADDDTDARLTQHRTKDYYGRSTKREDMNIEITSPVVGFQLRDVSLRGSLLEPVIATVRARGVGGVDGRAAVWDPATRRWQDNTSDCKISHVISEMIIISCTKLAYVGLLQNVETGIYGARTDGARFKVSHPAVYVGSLILIGCLSCATLTYIMCYPAIQMAKKTKHALINTWIAIGLLCFMYTLGIYQTEDVKLCQILGLLIHYLSLSCLLWMCVSASNMYKWVTKSHSPVRTPEDEIPPDVPVQKPILGLYLVGWGIALIVCGISGAVNLKDYAGYSQCFLSTAPALSALFVPGGILLVFLLILFLLIRCTIRNMNVQLSEGTQATENVDLEMWEPQSNDRAERRSVKSTLDSEVEDIEHTPIIQLRAQVIVMCLYMSVWSCGAIAVYRPLPAYLPYQEDICSIIYAVCATVLGTFILFFYGIARSDVRAQWSMMHCYLQKSKQCCRNRSVFDANQQNLPPTQTATPPVQPVIPNDNRSLSGSRSSNRTNSKTNNSGTYKAAAELNGQTLQKDTLKNINGKAPNINLVVLHRQQYRSNNSMMTYPDNGTVGPEIFYNPNQMNVAKKFFKKQRQNMKRNCLELPTRRDCDNDSHFSLPLPTKEAYNGVANIINAGSKVNNTNIHVERSNNGIKETRNVLNPNLLEDESKENYKNYSTDKKAWNKNEDPKTSRTQIMNIYTNVPETLVPQHQVVKANVPKNFNGQRSSVSEECLQSHASEQPEMRTISQQCSLEYSSASEIAMPHTCSDQTLNTHSEMTSFQETHSALCSTNEITDTESFGQYIDYLQPGKQDKENVVDKSLQDISEECTMNSDDINRSSTPQRLEAGSGELDNLLQAQDMEGSKEKIDDDKDTFFMAKTTYDFETCSTNASEQGFENESDIYCPNYQMSEVSIRSHGLYAPSPSSMCPNEISFSNEDVSNIESQYVNYDPGWRKTIKSNPKLGKYVPTPALSCPEVNRDSSPVSFASEIDELYTQITSRERDRDRTPRKDTGLDVTLNSDVTLKPDSDSCVSEAVSDIEVKGETTV; encoded by the exons ATGAAGTGGTCGGGGCTTGTTATTTTGTCGTTGTTATGGGTTCAGGGGGTCGTTGGATTCTGTCCTTCGCTGTGCACCTGCAAGGGTAATAAGGCGGTTGAAGGGGCGTTAGCGGAGCCCCAGCCGGGCGAGCTGCTGAGGCTCAAGTGTGGTGGCACTCCTGCACAAATAACTGAGCTTAAAGAGATAGATTTGAGCAAATTATGGACCATAGTAGTGAGCTT AAATTTATCAGGAAACGCGATCTCGACGCTATCAAGGGAGCTGTATCTGCCAAATTTACAGAAACT TGATCTAAGCAGAAACCAAATAAGCTTGATAGAGTCAGATGCGTTTTACAACATGACTGCCATCCAGAGGCTTGACCTATCTTACAACCAGATCAGCAATGTTTACAAGGAGATGTTCAAAGGGCTGACCAACCTGGAGCGGTTGATACTGTCACAGAACCACATATCTGCGATGGCTGCGGGCACCTTTGACTATCTTATTGGATTGAAACAATT GGACATAACTGACAACCCACTAGTTTGCGATTGCGACCTCCTCTGGGTTGGAGACTGGTCAAGAAACACCAGCGTCAAGCTGGTAGGAAACCCTAAGTGCGCATTCCCAGAAAACATGGTCAACAAGATAGTGAGGAAGCTCAAAATATTCCTAGACCGTTCTGCATGTGGCAGTGTCTTATCCGGAAACAATTTGATAGTCAAACCTGCTCATGACCAAGTTGTATTTGTTGGAGACACTTTGACACTATCCTGTAATGCCCCTTTTGCATCTGTACTTGCGAAGTATGAGTTAAAATGGGCTCATCCGATGCTAGAAATCTGCGATGTAAATATCACCAACACGGACATGCAAGAAGAAGGGTTAGCGGAGACTACAGTCCACTTTCCTAACATTACCAACCATCATATGGGTAACTGGACTTGTGTTTACAGCGACCAGAATCACATAAGGCATAATCATACCGTAGAAGTGTTGGTGCTTTCGAATTCTACTCAATATTGTCCTACAAACTATACGATTGATAACAAAGGGTTATATTCTTGGCCTCAACTTCTTTTAAACCATACGGCAACAGTACCGTGTCGTAGTGGGGAAGGTTTGGCATATAGGTCTTGTAATCCTAACGCTACTTGGGGGCCGGCTAACACTAGTGAATGTTCGTACATAAGCAATGTGACGAAGTTGCTCCAACAGTTTGCACTGCTGAATGTAAGCTTGGTACAATATTCTGCAGTGAATGCTACCGAGAGATTGGCCATGTTGATTCAGGAGAAAACTTATCCGTTAGCGGAGATAGTGGATCCAGATGACGTGTATTTCATTGGGAAAGCTATAAGGAATTATATGCAGTATATTGCTGAGGAGAAAGATCTTG GACCAACACTGCTAGACGTGATAAGCTCAACAATGAACATCAGTATGTCCGTGCTATCGAAGGCGGAGTCTCAGTACGGAGTTTGTACGGACATCGCGAACGCCGCTGAAGAGATATCGAGGCATATCGTTAATATGCAAGGCCAAAAG TCAAACCTAGCGGTGGAGCGTTTCCGCGTATCCTCGGGCTTCAGTGGCGCCACGTGCGTGTGGTACAGCGCCCGCGGCCCGCCGCGCCTGCACTGCACCACCACTAACAGGACCGTGGCCCCGCTGCTCACTGTCACTGATGCGCTTATACATGCTAGTGTGCAG ATACCACAATCCCTCCTATACAGCACGACAGACTCCGGCGTTCTCTTACAAAGTCACCCTCAAGACCTGGTGATCTCCGTGTACGAGAACGCGGCGTTATTCCCTCTCTTACCCGAAGCTGATGATGATACGGACGCGAGGCTGACGCAGCATAGGACCAAGGATTATTATGGTAGAAGTACGAAGAGGGAAGATATGAATATTGAGATTACTTCGCCGGTTGTTGGGTTTCAGTTGA GGGACGTATCTCTCCGCGGCTCGCTGCTGGAGCCGGTGATAGCGACGGTGCGGGCGCGGGGCGTGGGCGGCGTCGACGGACGCGCCGCCGTGTGGGACCCCGCCACTAGGCGCTGGCAGGATAACACCTCGG ACTGCAAAATCTCCCACGTCATATCAGAAATGATAATCATCAGCTGCACCAAGTTAGCTTACGTTGGTCTCTTACAAAACGTGGAGACTGGTATCTACGGGGCCCGGACCGATGGAGCCCGGTTCAAGGTATCCCACCCGGCAGTCTACGTTGGCAGCTTGATTCTTATTGGCTGTCTTAGCTGTGCCACCCTGACGTATATCATGTGCTACCCAGCCATACAAATGGCTAAGAAGACCAAACATGCTCTAATAAATACATGGATAGCCATCGGTCTACTATGCTTCATGTATACCCTCGGTATCTACCAAACTGAGGACGTGAAATTGTGTCAAATACTTGGTCTTCTCATCCATTATTTGTCTTTATCGTGTCTGCTTTGGATGTGTGTGTCAGCCAGTAATATGTATAAGTGGGTGACCAAAAGCCACAGTCCGGTTAGGACACCAGAAGATGAAATACCACCGGATGTCCCCGTTCAGAAACCTATACTAGGTTTATACCTAGTCGGTTGGGGTATAGCGTTGATAGTGTGCGGAATATCAGGTGCAGTGAATTTAAAAGACTATGCGGGGTACTCTCAATGTTTCCTCAGTACGGCCCCAGCTTTAAGTGCGTTATTCGTCCCCGGTGGGATTTTATTAGTGTTCTTGTTAATATTATTCTTGCTAATACGGTGTACGATAAGAAATATGAACGTGCAACTATCTGAAGGGACTCAAGCTACGGAGAATGTTGACCTTGAAATGTGGGAGCCTCAGAGTAATGATAGAGCTGAACGAAGGAGTGTGAAGTCTACCTTAGATTCAGAAGTTGAGGATATAGAACATACCCCGATTATACAATTAAGGGCTCAAGTAATTGTTATGTGTTTGTACATGTCTGTGTGGTCTTGTGGTGCTATAGCCGTGTATAGACCATTACCGGCCTATTTGCCATACCAAGAAGATATCTGCAGTATTATATACGCCGTTTGTGCAACAGTCTTGGGCACGTTTATACTATTCTTCTACGGCATAGCAAGAAGCGACGTTAGAGCGCAATGGTCTATGATGCACTGTTACCTACAGAAGAGTAAGCAGTGTTGTAGGAATAGAAGCGTGTTTGATGCTAATCAGCAGAATTTGCCGCCGACACAAACTGCTACGCCTCCCGTACAGCCTGTGATTCCAAATGATAATAGATCTCTGTCAGGCAGCCGAAGTTCTAACAGAACAAACTCTAAAACTAACAACAGTGGGACGTACAAAGCAGCCGCAGAATTAAACGGACAAACATTACAGAAGGATACGCTAAAAAATATCAATGGCAAAGCTCCGAATATAAATTTGGTGGTTTTGCATAGACAGCAGTATAGATCAAACAATTCTATGATGACATACCCAGATAATGGGACGGTTGGACCAGAAATATTCTACAATCCAAATCAAATGAATGTTGCCAAAAAATTCTTTAAGAAACAACGACAGAATATGAAGAGGAATTGCCTAGAGTTACCGACTAGGAGAGATTGTGATAATGACTCCCATTTCTCACTGCCATTGCCAACTAAAGAGGCCTATAATGGTGTTGCCAACATCATAAACGCAGGTTCTAAAGTCAACAACACTAATATACACGTAGAAAGATCTAACAACGGTATCAAAGAGACTCGTAATGTCTTAAACCCGAATCTTCTAGAAGACGAATCGAAAGAGaattataaaaactattcaaCAGACAAAAAAGCGTGGAACAAGAACGAAGACCCTAAAACCAGTCGAACGCAGATTATGAACATTTATACAAATGTTCCAGAAACATTAGTTCCACAGCATCAAGTTGTGAAGGCTAATGTGCCGAAAAACTTCAACGGACAACGTAGTAGTGTGTCAGAAGAATGCTTGCAAAGCCACGCGAGTGAACAACCAGAAATGAGGACTATTTCCCAACAATGCAGCTTAGAATACAGCTCAGCGTCAGAAATAGCCATGCCCCATACTTGTTCTGATCAAACTCTAAACACACATTCAGAAATGACGTCATTCCAAGAAACACACAGTGCCTTATGTTCAACCAATGAAATTACTGACACGGAAAGCTTTGGACAGTATATTGACTACCTACAACCAGGCAAGCAAGataaagaaaatgttgtagaCAAGTCACTTCAGGATATATCCGAAGAATGTACCATGAATTCTGACGATATTAATAGATCAAGTACTCCTCAACGTTTAGAAGCTGGTTCGGGAGAACTGGACAATCTTCTCCAAGCCCAAGATATGGAGGGATCCAAAGAGAAAATTGACGATGATAAAGATACGTTCTTTATGGCGAAAACGACGTATGATTTTGAAACTTGCAGTACAAATGCCAGCGAGCAGGGTTTTGAGAACGAAAGCGATATTTACTGCCCTAATTACCAGATGTCCGAAGTTAGTATCCGAAGTCATGGCTTATACGCCCCATCGCCTTCGTCCATGTGTCCTAACGAGATCAGTTTCAGCAACGAAGATGTTTCAAACATTGAAAGTCAATACGTGAACTACGACCCGGGGTGGAGGAAAACTATAAAAAGTAATCCTAAGTTAGGGAAATACGTTCCAACGCCGGCTTTAAGCTGTCCTGAAGTAAACAGGGACAGTAGTCCTGTGTCCTTTGCAAGTGAGATCGATGAGTTATATACTCAGATCACAAGTAGAGAGAGGGATCGAGACAGGACGCCGAGGAAAGATACGGGACTTGACGTGACACTAAATAGTGATGTCACGTTAAAACCTGACAGTGACAGTTGTGTCAGCGAAGCAGTGTCGGACATTGAAGTGAAAGGAGAAACTACTGTGTAG
- the LOC135117144 gene encoding epoxide hydrolase 4-like isoform X1 encodes MGARNLKVLQVISGWQAVELILKCVFVGIWQIIEISVKGLWKGARRKVKDTPPVELTIDSSVGTHCYIKVMGVKYHYVETGPRTGQKVLILKDAPDSGNLWGPNWANAVRRLAETDHHVMTLDLRGTGGSEGGSRSELSPPRAVEELSALLKALGVTENRPAVVIGFGVGGMLAWYLVHSRGPLISKFAVINAPHPNLYWQFPPAAFCHRVLHFIQMPLNINPLYLLQWPHFPERWFAEGELNDCDGRWASSRACDWTGALNYVRGAAWWQVRPGLRTSAPALLVGDKDSAGQLVASAQHCTTSTLRLVTKPEPNSKELAVVLLDFLISKEKLIEEVPRGLMGRMFGAVADRGRELTARLVLPPTQA; translated from the exons atgGGTGCGAGAAATCTTAAAGTGTTACAAGTGATCTCTGGATGGCAAGCGGTAGAGTTGATACTAAAATGTGTGTTTGTGGGAATCTGGCAAATTATAGAGATTTCTGTGAAAGGGCTGTGGAAAGGAGCAAGGAGGAAAGTGAAGGATACTCCGCCGGTTGAACTGACCATAGACTCGTCTGTTGGAACTCATTGTTATATTAAAGTTATG GGCGTGAAATACCACTACGTGGAAACCGGCCCAAGAACAGGCCAGAAAGTCCTAATCCTCAAAGATGCACCCGATTCCGGCAACTTATGGGGACCTAACTGGGCGAACGCGGTTAGAAGACTAGCAGAAACCGATCACCATGTGATGACCCTGGATTTGAGGGGGACAGGAGGCAGCGAGGGGGGGTCGAGGAGTGAGCTGTCTCCGCCGAGGGCCGTGGAGGAGTTATCAGCGTTGTTGAAGGCGCTTGGAGTGACGGAGAATAGACCGGCTGTTGTAATCGGGTTTGGAGTTGGCGGGATGCTTGCGTG GTACCTTGTGCACTCTCGTGGCCCACTGATCAGCAAGTTCGCAGTCATCAACGCTCCACATCCGAATCTCTACTGGCAGTTCCCGCCGGCCGCTTTCTGTCATCgagttttacattttatacag ATGCCATTGAATATTAACCCATTGTACTTGCTTCAGTGGCCGCACTTCCCGGAGCGCTGGTTCGCGGAGGGAGAGCTGAACGACTGTGATGGACGCTGGGCCAGCTCGAGGGCCTGTGATTGGACTGGCGCACTTAATTATGTTAGAG GAGCAGCATGGTGGCAAGTAAGACCAGGTCTCCGCACCTCAGCGCCAGCATTACTGGTAGGCGACAAGGACAGTGCTGGCCAGCTGGTGGCGAGCGCCCAGCATTGCACCACGTCGACTCTGCGGCTGGTGACGAAGCCTGAGCCGAATAGCAAGGAGTTAGCTGTGGTGCTGCTGGATTTTCTTATAT ccaaagaaaaattaatagaagAAGTACCAAGAGGCCTAATGGGTCGTATGTTTGGCGCAGTCGCCGACAGAGGGCGCGAACTCACGGCTAGGTTGGTACTACCGCCAACACAAGCCTGA